In Arthrobacter sp. PAMC25284, a single genomic region encodes these proteins:
- the paaC gene encoding 1,2-phenylacetyl-CoA epoxidase subunit PaaC: MSTPQATDEAANEATHTDAAEDSHGDISVGVSGAGASGDGSASATRITPGNALRPEDIALAVSRGAVPDQDAAELALRLGDDALILAQRLGHWISRAPELEEDVALGNIALDQLGHARSFLSYAGGAYAAEGKPGKTEDDLAYFRSEHEFRSVELFEQPNGDFAATIARQFVVSYYQFELYRRLAQSTDSTLAGIAAKAVKEVDYHRDHSAQWVLRLALGTDESRARMIQGFKTIWPYVDELFRDDELTARLSASGAAVEPSSLRADFDRLIGEVLAEAELDLPQVPAARGGGRQGQHSEHLGYLLAEMQVLARQHPGASW; the protein is encoded by the coding sequence GAAGCAACCCACACGGACGCCGCGGAAGACTCCCACGGCGACATTTCCGTCGGCGTGAGCGGCGCCGGGGCCAGCGGGGACGGCTCCGCCAGCGCCACCCGGATCACACCCGGTAATGCGCTCCGCCCGGAGGATATCGCGCTGGCGGTCAGCCGCGGTGCTGTCCCGGACCAGGACGCTGCGGAGCTGGCCCTGCGCCTGGGCGATGACGCACTGATCCTGGCCCAGCGCCTGGGCCACTGGATCTCCCGCGCCCCCGAACTCGAAGAGGACGTGGCCCTCGGCAACATCGCGCTGGACCAGCTGGGCCACGCGCGGTCCTTCCTCAGCTATGCCGGCGGGGCCTACGCCGCAGAGGGGAAGCCCGGCAAGACCGAAGACGATCTCGCCTACTTCCGCAGCGAGCACGAGTTCCGTTCCGTGGAGCTCTTCGAACAGCCCAACGGGGACTTCGCCGCCACCATCGCCCGGCAGTTCGTGGTCAGCTACTACCAGTTCGAGCTCTACCGGCGGCTCGCGCAGTCCACGGACTCCACCCTGGCCGGCATCGCAGCCAAGGCCGTCAAGGAAGTGGACTACCACCGCGACCACAGCGCCCAGTGGGTGCTGCGCCTGGCCCTCGGAACGGACGAGTCCCGGGCCCGGATGATCCAAGGCTTCAAGACCATCTGGCCCTATGTGGACGAACTGTTCCGCGACGATGAGCTCACCGCCCGCCTCAGCGCGTCCGGCGCCGCCGTCGAGCCGTCCAGCCTGCGCGCTGACTTTGACCGGCTCATCGGGGAGGTCCTGGCCGAGGCCGAGCTGGACCTCCCGCAGGTACCGGCTGCCCGGGGCGGCGGACGCCAGGGCCAGCACTCCGAGCACCTCGGCT